A stretch of DNA from Sander lucioperca isolate FBNREF2018 chromosome 8, SLUC_FBN_1.2, whole genome shotgun sequence:
TTCataaaagggaagagagagagaattctctgcatagtctgtctgcctctcctctctctccaccacTTCCACTACCTCCTATAATAACAGTTATGTACTGACTGTACACTGGCCCaatgtttactgtttactgcttacactgtttactggctATAAGAGCCAAAGATTGGTTCCTATTTATACCAAGGGCACTCATTGGCTCTTACACTTCATGTTTACACAAGGTGATAAAAACAATATCCTAACAACCATGTGTCAAAAAATATCTGTATTCCTCTAAACTacagataaaaataaaatgacatctGTGAACACTCCCTAATCCTGCTGCAGAAAGAGAGACGGCCAGATGACTTCCAGAGCAAAGTCATCTAATAACGGCTTGGAGGAGTCAAACATGGGAACATCAATTGTATCTCAGTGTGTATGAGTCATATGCCAGAGTCAGTGGGGCTGCAACCAGTGGGTTTCAGAGGTCCAGTTTTACATGACCTGCCATATAAATGTTTTGCcacaaaaaagtgacagtgGAATGTCATAAACGCTGTAAATGCATTATGTTTGTGTGAAACCTTTAACATTTAATATCTTTTGAGCTTTTCAGGGAGGAGTTTGCACAATACTCAGTCATTTTGGGGTTGCAGTTAGTGATAGTATTGCATAGTACTGATTTGAAGGATATTATTTTGTCAAAACAATCCTTTTTAAATAGAATGCCTAGCCAGCATTGAATTAGGGTTTCAAGACACTTTtggcaatatttttttttgtttaacatcaTCAGTCCATCTCAATTTAACCAACAAGTCGATTATCCAGTCAGTAAATCTTTCATACTtacagtatttaaaaaatatatatgttttacTATAACCTGATTTAGACACTGTATCCTGCAACAAGAACAACAGTTACAGTGAGGAGTTGAATATGTTTTAATTTGCATTATTTTCACAAACATATCTTGAAATGTCACACATTTTGACCAAAACCCTTAAGAAATGTGTTTTGAACTACAAATGTAGAAAAGGTCAATGGTTGGTGGGTTAAAAACAGATATGTTGCTCCTTAATAGACTGTTTTCTGTGCTTGGTACATACTCATAACAAACTAAAGATTGACCAGAAGCCAAAGTATGGGATGGCGTGGACTCTTGATAATCATCGCAGACTGGTATAGATTTTGCAGTGCAGGTGTGCTAGCTTCTCAGCCCTGCTTTTCCTCAGCATAGGAGACCACTCCTGATGGCTAAGCTCCACAACCGTGTAGCCTGCCAACTTCAACTGCCTCCTCTTCATGGCATGAAGGCCCAACAACTGCTGTGAATGGTAGCAATAGTGGTTCCTGCTGGAAACTTGGATAGCAAGTTTGACTGTGCCTTTGAAGTTCTGAGGAGCTGAGCCTCGGCTACTGGGTTTGACAAGAGTTTCTATAATGTCACTGGTCAGGTCGAGCCCGGTGTCAAACAGTCTCCCACCTTCATCAGGCTCTACTCTGTGAAGAGATGTAGGCCGCTTAACTGTAGGAGATGGGGTTAAAGGTTCTGGGGTGTTTTTGGTATTCATGAGCTGTGCTAAAAGTTCCTCAGTTATAGTTACTCCTACATTCATTCTCCCCCAACCCTGATGAGAAGGAAATGTAGATGAACTGTTCTCTGGAGATAATGTGGATGTGTGGGATGCTGGGTTCACAGGTATCGGCTGTCCAGTGGTGTCGAGATGTACTTCCAGGTCAATGGAGCGAGTGTGGGGGAGAATCATTCTCTTACATACAAACTTCTCTCCTCCGAGCAGATCCTGCAGAGCAGTTTCTGCCTCCTGAACCTCTGGCTTCTGACACACATCTGATTGAGCAAACTTCCACAGCATTTCTGTCACCTCTTCTCTCAGTTCACAGCTCAGCCTCGGGCCACTCCACTGAGGCAACTCCAGAGCCACAGCTTCATCTAAAGTGAACAAGTCTTTTTTCAGCTCCAGCTGTGTGGATTTCAGTGCTAAATTGACAAAGTCAGGACTCAAAGCTAATGCAATAAGGTCCTCTGGGAACTGAGAGACAAAGGCCAGGCCAAGAAGACCAGTAAGCAGATGCTCTGGGTATCGCTGGAATTCAGCTTTCCTCCTCCTCAGGGCCTCTGTGAGGCTCGGATAGAAGCTTGGGCTCTGGACTGGGAGAAACCCTAATGTGCCAAAGGCCCACAGCAGTTTGCATGAGTCTTTGCTCCTACAGTGTGGCACCAAAGAGGGAACTCTCTCAGCAATTGCCATTAGGATGTTATCATCACGGTAATGCAGCGCTGAACAGGCCAGTGCCACATGCATCAGCCCCTTGACACCCATTCTGTGGGCCCGTCGAGGAACTTCCTGTGCCATGGCCTGCAGCCACGCCCTGTGATACAGGTAGCTGAAACGCAGAAATTTCAGCACATTCACCATGGCAAAGTCGCTTATCTCCTCCACCAAAGAATGTGCCTTATCAACAATGCGAGTCACTGAACCCTCAGATATTGAAGTCTGGGATTTAAAGAGCCCCAAGCACACAGCACCAACCTCCTCAGGGTACAGTTGCTGTAAATGACGCATGAGAAGCTGCTCTACAGGATGGATCAAGTCTTTTGGGCTCCGCCTACCTTCTCCCATTATATACAATAGTTGCACCAGCTCAGGGACCCCCATTTGTCCCAGGTGCAGACGGACTGAATCATAAAGGTGCTGTAAGAACTGGGGGACCTGCCTCCCAATACAACGCCACAAGTCAGCAGCTAACAGCAACTGGTCTAAACTCATCTGGTTGGCCCGGCGGCTCAGCTCGGCCTCATACAGCCCGAGAACAGTGTGGGCACAGGGCATGTCCAGCCACACAAAGGACTGCAGCACCTCCAGCAGCTGAAGATCATTAAAGAGGCGAAGGTGTTCCACAGAATACCGGAGGAGCATGATGAAGCGTTGGTCACTCCTCACTAATGACATCTTATCAGGGTGTAAGCGGCTGAGCTCCACAAGAAACTGAGACACATCAGATGGTttcatgctgccttttaaaATAGTCACTTTTTGGAGCAGGGGCAAGGCCTCTTCCCATTCGATTGGGCGAGGCCGCTGGGTGAGGTCAAGGGTTATGGAGGCATACCCTGGCCGGCATTTGAGGAAGGCACGTGTATCTACCTTAACATCTGGCAGTGTGGGTTTTCTGTAGTACGGTGAAACTGATGGCATCTCGGGTTCAGGGCCTTTGTTGAAAGCTAAGTCAAGAAGTGTGTTTTTTGAGCTGGAGAGGTGCCGCGAGCAACTCACACTGTAGCGATTGCTCTGTTGCCAGAAGGAAGGTGCGAGAGTGGAGAGACACTGTTCATCTTCATCATTATCTGTTTGGCTCTGGGAGGTTCCAGAGTTCCACACAGAGTGATGATATGAGGACGGGTTGTAATACAGCCTGTATCCTCCTTGAGAAGAGGCATCCTGGTGTTGCAATACTCCTTTCTTCCCCTCATGATCATCAGTCTCATCTTTTTGTTTGACAGGCACATGCTGAGCCTGGGTAGAGTCCTTTCTCAAGCCTGGGAGGTAGCATAGCCTGGGCACCCGTCGACACAGCACACAGGCAGCCATCAATCTGAcagatgaaaaaaagacaaaagcatGATTCAAAAGACAGCAGGCAAATGCCATCCTACTATACCTGGTAATCATTTACTGCAAAATGatattgttttagttttctgttttgtttttttggggcgGGGAGAGGTTATTTCATTCTATGTATTATATGTAGATCAATTtcacttcaaatttggtctagGATGTCAAGAGGCCAAAAAAAGGGTTGCTTCTAAAAGAGGGGAAAAGGTAGATGTGGAATAATAAAGGAGTCCAGTTTTAAGCACCTCAATATTgatttaaattagggctgtcaatcgattaaaacatgtaatctaattaattaatcgaaattaatcgcatacataattaatggtgcctgaaccgatactttttaagaaagtaaaaaaagaaaagaaaaaaaaagggtactaaacaacagtcggtgacattaaagaacggcttgtttattgctaaggccatatggtcaaaattaaatgatttaataataatgtataacaataacttatttcactagtaaatagctgttgagcgacaaaaacaaccaccagatgggaaaaggacatttacaataacttcaaatgcaccacgaggctgtagtttaccagtttcattgaatgcaccgtctgtgttgtttttccgatggcagctgcagattgttaccaaagccggtctacggaaagccgttccactccctattcagccccattgtacctactttggttgcagttccaccagagttccactgagggtgatcgcggtccagtgcaaaatgaatgggaccctatggagctagacggctaaatttgtctctttcacctgattgtcgttgagaaattcTCTCtcaatctcagatttgattgtagtttttgtaaattcaacatggattataggtcgaaagttgaatgaacgagtacttatgtcctttcaatttcttacaggttgagtcggtgttgcccataacacgctagcattctgctaatgaatactgattggtcagtgaaggactgattacgatcggagatcctgcttgacggcatccgaagcggagccagaatgtcagagtgaatattttggcgtggtctttaaaacattagcaaacctctttctagcacatgtattgacagggagagtctgacctgtcagctgtgttgtctatgcctcaagagaaaaaaggaagcgactcagagcttgccgtaaagcagtatctctggccgtatatgtgtatgacgtcattgacattttaaaaggctttttagaacaaaaaagccactttaaaaaaatctaacacccagcagtgtgtattttcttagcctcccctttcgaatgcaacattcaaattacttttGAATTCAAAATtaattttgaggggtatagctccatagagtcccattcattctgcactggcctgtgagcgccccctatatggaactctggtggaactgcaaccagttcagaagccagaAGTAAccaagtaacgagagagtggaacttcttcccttattagaaattctttgttgttacataccggtgttgaatcttctacagtaaaacacagtcaaactttacaccgtttagcgttagctgtcagcattgtaaccgtgtttaatccagctactagctagcggtaggctaacgttagctgctgtcgagtatagtgttaactagcgtcacgtgcagcggtgtttgtgcatctgtttcagagcatcagagagaagcgcagacatatcagtggcaccagatttcggtagccagggttggcaggaagaagatttttacaagtaaatgttccaattaatgatccaggcagcacattctcgtctccctccttcatttttacagtccaatgaacggctccgggtcaaacatcaatatagaatggattaatctgcgttatttttttctcagattaattaatcgaaattaacgcgttattttgacaaccctaatttaaatacaaatcaaaaataaaactttGTATAGGGTATAAACCCGTTTTGTATATGTTATACACTTTAGCTGACATTTATGGAACATTATGGTCTAAAATCTTTGTATACAAAATATGTCTGTCCATACCAAACTGTCACAATATCCGTCTAATTGTACATTTCTCATGCAAGGCAATTTGTTCAACAATGAAGgtaaaaaacatttcttgtcAAGCACAGTATGAACTAAGTGAATAGTGAATTTCCCTTGATGAAAACCATGATTAAGACACTAAACATTCAGTGCTATTTACATTGCAGTGCTATATACATTTCTATGTACAACACTGCTTATAAACAATTATGAATATTTCCTGCCTGAAACCCAGAATACCTGTTtgagtgaacacacacacacacacacacacacacacacacacacacacacacacacacacacacatttgcttaACTAGCGTTACTAATTTTTGGAATACAAACATCGAGGTTAAACAAGTAGAGACATGTTAccatttagctaacgttatcaaTCTAAACCATGGTGACTGCCTCCTCATCTTTTAAACTATAAGATAACTTATTTTGTATAATTCAGTGATGTGCTGTGATATGCATGCACGTTATAACGTTAGTAGAGGAGCAGCCACATTGTAGATTGGGAATGTggtgtcagacagacagacagcaggtaacgttaattTAGGCTTAAATTGCTAGCTATCCGGCAcaataaattataaaataaatcacATCTAGCTATGTCCTGTAACCAGACCGTTAACTCACCTTTACCTCTTCAGCATCAACACGGGACTGTTTAAACAATCTGAACATGTAGGTAAAAACCTCATGAAGTTCTGAGAAGGAAGCGTTAAATccacaaacatgctacaattACACCGGAACTCAAGTACTTcatccttcaaaataaaacaactagACATTACTAGCTCGACGATGTAACCATT
This window harbors:
- the LOC116047649 gene encoding FAST kinase domain-containing protein 5, mitochondrial isoform X1, whose amino-acid sequence is MSSCFILKDEVLEFRCNCSMFVDLTLPSQNFMRFLPTCSDCLNSPVLMLKRLMAACVLCRRVPRLCYLPGLRKDSTQAQHVPVKQKDETDDHEGKKGVLQHQDASSQGGYRLYYNPSSYHHSVWNSGTSQSQTDNDEDEQCLSTLAPSFWQQSNRYSVSCSRHLSSSKNTLLDLAFNKGPEPEMPSVSPYYRKPTLPDVKVDTRAFLKCRPGYASITLDLTQRPRPIEWEEALPLLQKVTILKGSMKPSDVSQFLVELSRLHPDKMSLVRSDQRFIMLLRYSVEHLRLFNDLQLLEVLQSFVWLDMPCAHTVLGLYEAELSRRANQMSLDQLLLAADLWRCIGRQVPQFLQHLYDSVRLHLGQMGVPELVQLLYIMGEGRRSPKDLIHPVEQLLMRHLQQLYPEEVGAVCLGLFKSQTSISEGSVTRIVDKAHSLVEEISDFAMVNVLKFLRFSYLYHRAWLQAMAQEVPRRAHRMGVKGLMHVALACSALHYRDDNILMAIAERVPSLVPHCRSKDSCKLLWAFGTLGFLPVQSPSFYPSLTEALRRRKAEFQRYPEHLLTGLLGLAFVSQFPEDLIALALSPDFVNLALKSTQLELKKDLFTLDEAVALELPQWSGPRLSCELREEVTEMLWKFAQSDVCQKPEVQEAETALQDLLGGEKFVCKRMILPHTRSIDLEVHLDTTGQPIPVNPASHTSTLSPENSSSTFPSHQGWGRMNVGVTITEELLAQLMNTKNTPEPLTPSPTVKRPTSLHRVEPDEGGRLFDTGLDLTSDIIETLVKPSSRGSAPQNFKGTVKLAIQVSSRNHYCYHSQQLLGLHAMKRRQLKLAGYTVVELSHQEWSPMLRKSRAEKLAHLHCKIYTSLR
- the LOC116047649 gene encoding FAST kinase domain-containing protein 5, mitochondrial isoform X2, translated to MAACVLCRRVPRLCYLPGLRKDSTQAQHVPVKQKDETDDHEGKKGVLQHQDASSQGGYRLYYNPSSYHHSVWNSGTSQSQTDNDEDEQCLSTLAPSFWQQSNRYSVSCSRHLSSSKNTLLDLAFNKGPEPEMPSVSPYYRKPTLPDVKVDTRAFLKCRPGYASITLDLTQRPRPIEWEEALPLLQKVTILKGSMKPSDVSQFLVELSRLHPDKMSLVRSDQRFIMLLRYSVEHLRLFNDLQLLEVLQSFVWLDMPCAHTVLGLYEAELSRRANQMSLDQLLLAADLWRCIGRQVPQFLQHLYDSVRLHLGQMGVPELVQLLYIMGEGRRSPKDLIHPVEQLLMRHLQQLYPEEVGAVCLGLFKSQTSISEGSVTRIVDKAHSLVEEISDFAMVNVLKFLRFSYLYHRAWLQAMAQEVPRRAHRMGVKGLMHVALACSALHYRDDNILMAIAERVPSLVPHCRSKDSCKLLWAFGTLGFLPVQSPSFYPSLTEALRRRKAEFQRYPEHLLTGLLGLAFVSQFPEDLIALALSPDFVNLALKSTQLELKKDLFTLDEAVALELPQWSGPRLSCELREEVTEMLWKFAQSDVCQKPEVQEAETALQDLLGGEKFVCKRMILPHTRSIDLEVHLDTTGQPIPVNPASHTSTLSPENSSSTFPSHQGWGRMNVGVTITEELLAQLMNTKNTPEPLTPSPTVKRPTSLHRVEPDEGGRLFDTGLDLTSDIIETLVKPSSRGSAPQNFKGTVKLAIQVSSRNHYCYHSQQLLGLHAMKRRQLKLAGYTVVELSHQEWSPMLRKSRAEKLAHLHCKIYTSLR